TCTTATTGATGCTCTTGTTCACTGTCCAACATTTGTTTCTGAGAAAAGTAAATCAGCTGAGGAGAATTCTCTCGAGAAACAGCATTCATTAGGAAGGAAAAATTGTGATGATCAAGCAAATGGGTTTTTAAAAAGCATAAAGCTAATAATGACTCCACTGATTGGCATCATGTCCAGTAAATGTGATATATCTGTTCATTCATCCTGCTTGAACACGTGGTGTTATTTGCTACATAAGCTTGATATCTCTATCAATGAACCATCAGTGATAAAAATGGTTTTAGAGCCTATACTTAAAGCAATATTTCAGAATGGACCTAATAGCAATAGCATCTGCTTATGGAACTTGGGCCTTGATCTGCTTAGTGATAGCATTTCACAGAAGTGTATGGATGTCTTCTACCAGTCAACTGGCCCGGTAAGCCACAAAATATCTGAAAATGGACCTTCTCTATCTGGAAAATGTTCCTGGAAGCAACACCTAATTAGATGGATGCCATGGAATATCAATCAATTGGACTTTTATCTGAATATGATTTTTCATCTCATCCATCAAGCATCTAGGCCAACTGTCACTTGTGATCATAGAAGTCATGTTTATAATACTACCTTGAAgttattcatatatattctgAAGGGAGTCAAACTGGATGTGGAAAGTCCATCTACCGATTATGATGGTATTATGCAGTGTTTGAACTCATTACTAAAGTTCATCAAGAAAGTATGTGAAGATTTATGCTCAGATGTCGATGAAAATTATGATGTTTATTGTACTTCCATTCAGTTTATAGATGCTACCACAAAGGAGTTAGGTCCTTCTATCTTGGGATCTCCTCTGTACAAGTTTTCTTTAGATTTAAAGTACATTGAGGACATGCAATCAGTTGATCATAAGAAACATCTAAAATTTCTGGGTGTTGGTTGTATTTCTTATATGGATAAGGTTTCTCCATTGATTTATTTGATAGCACTGTACTTCCATATGATGGTTCAGTTAACAAAGAAATCCCATCAATCAGACCACATTTCACAAGGGATGtgtgaatattttaaatttatattttgttcaagTGATCTCCTGGAAAATCTCCTCACCAGTATTGACTTGTTGTACAGACACGTTCGACCAATTTACTTAAGCATATGGATATCATTAGCTCAAAGTCTGAACTATTGTGTATCTGATGCAAACTGCAAGTCACTACAGGAAGCCTTGTCCGACAGCACTGTATATTCTTCCATATGCCATCTTTTAATTTACCCCATCGTGGCACATTCTGAAGTTCCAAGAATGACCTTGTCAAACAATAGTGCCTCTTTGGATAAATATCCTGTATcacaagaaagaaagaggggTTTTGAACTGGTTATTCAAACCTGGAAATCACTTTATGGATCTCTTAGTGCTTTAGGCTTTGGATGCTCATCAGCCACCAATTTCTCTGGGGATCTGTGCATGTTGTTAAGCAACTGCCTTGATGAAAATGGTGGCATGGTTGAGAGTGGCACTGATTTGGAGTCAGCATGCAAGGATGTGGATCATGGCATCCTTCATTTATCTGGCAATTTCTTGATATGCATTCTAGAGCAGATTCAGACTTTGGAATTAGTTTCTGAGTTGGACAGAAGTAAATTTGACTGTGATAGCAAAATATTGTGCTGCATAAAGAACTGCTTAAAATTTGTTGCCAAGTAAGTTTGATAATGTTTTGTAACAATATGATATGCATTTGTAGTTGTTAAATAATTGTTCTGTCTTtctttctctgcctctgggTATCTGTTTCATATCCTTGGTTGATATAAAAGTTGAATGGAAGAAAAAGTGCATCTTCAACATGAATTTACTTGTTCATTAGCTTGATAACAATGAAATTGCACCCATCCTGTGTGAGTTGGGGATGTAAAAAAGCAATGTCATTGGCATttcatcatatttttcttttgtgcttaattttataaattggtgCCTATTCTCTTTCTAGGGTgaagttattaaaaatttagaatgtTGAGATTATGATAACAACTTATTCAAGTAATTGACTGCCTGATATGTATTTTTCTGCTTTACTTAACAAGTATGAATATTGTTTTGATTGTAACATGACCTTTGGGTATTAACTAACCTACTCTAAATGGGTATTTCAAGCATTTAGCCATGTACAAAACCAAGGGATTTGTAAATCTAAGTTGCCGCTGATCATTTTCTTGTGGCATTTCAGGTATATGAATTTATTGAGGATAAAGATGGTTAGAGACCCACTGCCTGGTTTTGTTGGGACCTCAAGGTCAGTCAAATATAAATACTCTGCTGCAATGCatgcatgcttttttttttaactgctgCATGCTTGGTTGTTCAATAGGTTACTCTGCTTGACTCTCACTTTTTCATAAATCACAGGCTGTATTCTGCACTGGCATGCTTTATTAGTTGCCTTCACTGGAAGCAAGATATTCTTCATTTTCTCGAGGTTTGTTACTCCTATTCCTACTTATCAGTTCATTCAAGTAGCTTCTGTGATTCATGTATACTTATATGCTGCAATGGGTAAGAAGAGGGATTACTTCATTACTCCTAATTACTCAATGATAGAGGGCTCAATTATGATTGGCCTTTTAATCTGAGAGAGCGGGAAAGGGAACTGTATAAAGTGGATGCATTCAAAAGAAATTAGTGACTGATGACTTTTATTAAGCTTTCTTAAACCAATTTGACAATCAATGGGTTGTTGATAAGCAGTACCATGAGTAGATCTTATTTCTTTGAGTTAGACTTCCGTTTACCTTTGTCTTTCATTGCattcatttattgtttttggGGCTAAGTTGATTTAATTTGCAGAGAACCTCCATTACTTGATAATTTTCATTCTATTAAACCAGCCTGTAATCTTCCATGTACTTGACTGCAGAATGTTTCCTGCCCACTGCTTCAATGGCTATCAAATATGGGAATGCAGGATGAAAGAACAAACGACCAACTTCAACTTCTGTGGACAGAAATTCTTAGCTGCTTAAGAAGAAGTAAACCACCAGTCAACTTTGGTTCTGCTTTACTCAAACTTCATGAACCTCTGTTTGAAAAAACTCTTGATCACCCATACCCCTCCATTTCAGAACCAACCATCAACTTTTGGAATTCTACGTTTGGTCAGCAAATTATTTTGGATTTCCCCTCGAGTCTGCTTTGTGTTTTGGACAAGTTATCCAGAAATGGAAGGTTAAAACTCCAGAAGAGAAGCCTACCATGTCTTCAAAAATGTTATTCTCATGACGAAGCCAATGATGCTCTAGAGGGATATAGGGTCTCTGCAAAACATAACAGGAGCTCTAAGAGGGTGGAACTAGTGTTGGATACACTAAAAGAATCACCtcctttaagttttaaaaagagGAGGTTAGAACTAACTGAGCATCAAAAGGAAGTCAGGCGAGCACAGCAAGGAAGGGAAAGGGATACTGGAGGACATGGCCCAGGAATTAGAACATACACTACTGCAGATTTTACACAAGGGAATGATGAATCACAAGAAAGCCAGGAGGAGATAAGAGATCCTGAAGCTATATTGCAGATGTTGAGAAAAACTATCTGACTGGCTTTGAATGCTGCTTATAGATGGCATTACACTCATCAGTGCCTGAATTATAATTGGGAGAAATCAATTTTAACTTGTCTTACCATAATTTTTAATcgtaaaaaattaactaattattaaAGTCTATAACTAATGTGATTGCTTAATGCCCGTTGATATGTCTAGTGGCGATAAGTTGCCATCATTTTTAAAGGTCGTCTTAAACGAATATATTGgaggacaaaaacaaaaaatcaccaATCCATTTTCCGTCCACAATTTTGACTCATTCACATCCACacttttcttcctcttctaGTATTCATGCTATGCTTTTACACTTTTCAGTATAAGACAATTTGTCAATAATATCATTAggggaattatatatatatatatatatatattcagaaAACTaggttttattttaatgaaattaatttaagttaTTTAACCCCCTCTCTTTCTTTATcttatagtaaaatttattataagctTCTCCCAGAAAAAAAAACCTACAGAATAGTAGGGGCACttgaatataagaaaaaaaaaagccaaaggaAAATTGTATTTTGACACCAATCATTACGTtagatttatattttgtttatttttaaaagagaaatagcattttaaaacatttgttCGGTTGTTTCatcatttcaaaaataatataaaatttcattaatgtTGTAAAAAATGGTACTAgtataatagttttttaaaaataaatattattatccaAACTCCAAAGCCATTGTCAACCTCAATAAATTAGGGCCAAAATGTCCACATCTTGATCCTAAGGCgttgagatattttattttagatttgctGACTCACGTGATAAGCTTCTTTTGTGAGAACTCCAAAGAACATAACTACGATCTGGTCAATTACCACGATATATAGTATTTAGAGAGTTTAGCTATTACCCAATGTTTTTTTATGCTACTAATAAGATGAACCTTGTTGCTAATGAGAGTGGTATACATGGGCGTCATAATAGGTTGAtacataaaattttttatacactatcttttgaattaacattatatatatatatatatatatatatatatatatatatcctaattatgtctttttcttgtatttttacCCAGTTATGTtgcaaatttgttaaaaaatttcaacaataacaacataACATTATTGTGTGTGAACGGtatatgaaatttgaaaagaaaatattaaaataacagtGGATTAGTGAATGAAAAATTTAAGTACTTTGCATCTAGTTATTTTCCCATTGCATCTGACATCAATTAGATCCTTAAAGTAGAATATCCGCAGATTGCTTGAATCTACTTTCATGAACAAGCCTCAAAATCTTATCCTCTCTGGTGAATGATCCGACATGTATGAATCATTTATTCCAATGATTGAGTTAAAAACttataagaaaatagaaaaccgattttaaaataatcaaatacctGTGCCACCGTCCTAAAAAGACGATCAAATGGTTCAATCAGTCTGGACTCTGGAACTTGTACCCGTATTCAGTATCCAACCACTAGCCAATTGCCCAAGTGGACGGACCATTTACATCTTCCCAAGATATTTCCTACTTATGTTCTGCAAAATCACGTTAGCTCCAGCTCACTCCGCTAAACCCTCATAATACCCTTTTTTAATCCAAAATATGTACCTATCAATAGGCCATCCCATATCAGCAGCATCCGTGGCATACTCCAATTATAGGCAATGGGCCAATAAGAATTTGTCACTTGCAATTATTACTTCCAAAATCTCAACAAGCCACGAAATTATATCGGGAACTTATGTCAAATTAAGTAGTATTAAATTAAACCTAATAGCTTGACTACCACGACAAGACAAGTCTCAAAATTCACAAGCTAATCCTAATAGGCTAATACTAATTCGAATACTTAACCCACACATTAACCACTAACATACCAGGCCAAGTAACGCGGTTGTGTATTTGAGCTTCACAAGCCCATACTCTAACGGGGTTGTAGGCGTAAGCAACAGAGATAGTAGACCTCAAAcgtcaaaactaaaaaaaaataaaaaaaatacacacacacatatatatatatatatataatttttggacaTTATAATTTTACCCAACCGAAATTGCACAGGTGTCCAATAATGAACGAGCTGAAGTCGATAAAAAGCTGCGTGAAACGTCGTGTCGTACCACGTTCTCCACttttacttgatttttttctttcttaattgcgCGGGCGTGGATCCAACGTGGCGACTCCATCCAATGTAAAAAAAGAGCGAGTTGGACCAATCgcagattttttattatttaagacAGTTAGCAACACCGCAGCAGACGATGATGGTTTGATGAGTGTTAAGGAAGAACATTTTAACAATGGTTTCAAATCTATGCCATAGTTCTTATCTCCCTATAAATACCAAATCCCAATTTCTTTCTCTCCATccacacactttcctttcaggCACCCATCTAAGATTACCCAATAAGAAGCAACTCTCAATTTCTGGTACATATTATCCATCTATCtgcttataattatattttcacttATCTTTTTGATCTTTTGTTTTGCTAACGGCAATGGTTTCCTTCTGCATATTTTCGAATTCGCAGACATTTCTTCAATCGAGTGTTTCCAGTGGTATCATCCAAGGTAAAAATCAAAATCCAAATCCCTAAATTcctcatttcattttattaatgaaaaattgatGATTTGATTTAACTGCAGAGGAACGTAGGGGAAGATAAAGAGATGACGATAAAACCTGTTGTTCGTGTTTCGGAGGGGAAGCTGGTGGTGAAGGAGCGAACGATTTTGACCGGAATGCCGGAGAACGTGGTGGAGACATCGACGGTGGAAGGAATGTTTCTCGGAGTGGATTTCGAGAAGGAAGACAGTAGGCAGGTGGTTTCGTTGGGAACGTTGAAGGACGTCCGGTTCATGGCGTGCTTCCGGTTCAAGCTGTGGTGGATGGCCCAGAAAATGGGAGATCGAGGAAGGGACATTCCGTTGGAGACTCAATTTCTGTTGGTGGAAACCAAAGATGGGTCCCACCTGGAGTCAGATAACGACAAAAACCAGAACCAGATCGTGTACACAGTCTTTCTACCTCTCGTGGAAGGCTCATTCAGAGCGTGCCTCCAGGGTGACTCCAACGACCAACTCCAGCTCTGCCTCGAGAGTGGCGACGTCGACATTAAAACGTCGTCGTTCACCCACGCTCTCTTCATCAGCGCCGGCACCGACCCATTCGCCACCATTCACCACGCATTCCGTTCAGTTCGGAACCACCTCAAGACTTTCCGCCTCCGCCACGAGAAGAAACTCCCTGGCATCGTGGATTGCTTCGGCTGGTGCACTTGGGATGCTTTCTACCAGGAAGTCACTCAGGAAGGAGTCGAGGCCGGAATTCAATCCCTTGCAGGCGGCGGCACGCCGCCGAAGTTCGTCATAATCGACGACGGCTGGCAGTCGGTGGGCGGTGACGACAAGAACTCAAATTCGTTGCAGAGGCTAACTGGAATAAAAGAGAACGCGAAGTTCCAGAAGAAGGAGGAGCCAGAATTAGGGATTAAGAACATCGTGGAGATAGCGAAGAAGAAGCATTCGGTGAAAAACGTGTACGTATGGCACGCGATCACGGGTTACTGGGGAGGGGTTCGTCCAGGGGTGAAGGAAATGGAAGAATACGGCTCCGTAATGAAGTACCCGAACGTGTCGAGTGGAGTAACAGAGAACGAGCCCACGTGGAAAGTGGACCCGTTAGCGGTTCAGGGGTTGGGCCTGGTGAACCCGAAGAAGGTGTTCACGTTTTACGACCAATTACACAGTTATCTGGCGTCCGCGGGTGTCGACGGCGTTAAGGTGGACGTGCAATGCATCTTAGAGACTCTGGGTGCAGGACTCGGTGGAAGGGTGGAACTCACGAGGAATTACCATCAGGCCCTTGACGCTTCGATTTCTAGAAACTTCCCTGACAATGGGTGCATCGCCTGCATGAGCCACAACACGGACGCGCTCTACTGCTCCAAACAGACGGCGGTGGTGAGGGCTTCCGATGATTTCTACCCGCGTGATCCGGTGTCGCACACTATCCACGTGGCGTCCGTGGCATACAATAGCGTTTTCCTTGGGGAGATTATGTTGCCGGATTGGGATATGTTTCACTCCCTTCACCCTGCTGCGGAGTACCACGCTTCCGCTAGGGCCATCAGCGGTGGGCCCATCTACGTCAGCGACGCGCCGGGGAAGCATAACTTTGATCTGCTCAAGAAACTGGTCTTGCCCGATGGGTCGATTTTACGGGCCCGTCTACCAGGAAGGCCCACTAAGGATTGCTTGTTCACCGACCCGGCCCGCGATGGAGTTAGTCTGCTGAAAATATGGAATATGAACAAGTTGGGTGGGGTGTTGGGGGTTTATAACTGTCAAGGTGCTGCCTGGAGTGCTACTGAGAGGAAGAATGCGTTTCATAGTACGGACTATTCTGGTGGTGATGCCATCACTGGATATGTGAGGGCTTGTGATGTTCACCTCATTGCGGAGGCTGCTGATGACGCCCATGATTGGAACGGTGATTGTGCGCTCTACTCTCACCACTCCGGGCAGCTGATTGTTCTTCCTCACAATGTGGCGCTGCCGGTGTCCCTTAAGGTGTTGGAGCACGAGGTGTATGCTGTTGCGCCTATTAAGAAGGTTTTGGGTGGTGGCTACAGCTTTGCGCCTCTTGGACTTGTGAACATGTTCAATGCTGGTGCTGCTGTTGAAGGGCTGGTCTTCGAGGAGGATGGGTTGGTTCGTTTGGAGATCAAAGGGTGTGGTAAGTTTGGGGCTTATTCTTCTGCCAGACCAACAAAGTGTTTGCTGGGAAACCATGAGCTGCTGGATTTCGATTACGATGCTGATTCAGGCTTGCTCACCTTCAACATAGATCATTTGCCCCAAGAGGGACACTGGGTTCACTTAGTTGAGTTAGTTTACAGTCTTTCTTGTTAGTTAGTTGCAATCAGAGAGGGAGAGGACATTGCTATGCTTTTGTggtatttctttcttttgctgGGTAGGATAGAATAGACAAGGAGAGGGTTTTCAACAATTTCCACTTTGTAAGATTTCACGAGCTACCTGTTATGGAATTTCGATAGGAATTGAATACATGTTTCttactcttctttcttcttaaaGTGTGCTAAACTCTTTTTGCTTAAAATTGGTTGATCCTCATGACTCCCACCACCAAAACATTCATAAATGTTGAATAAAAACATGATGCATTCTACTAtgcttttttgtttcattgtgtTGTTTAAATCAATTGGAAAAAGAAAAGCGCATTACTTCTTTTAAACTCCCTACTATCTAAACAGgaatattaattatgaattcCCTATGCAAGAGAAAAAGCATGTGTATGACACTCAACCACCCTAACTATAAAAAGTAGATTAAATAACTGAAAGCAGACGTATGTTCTTTGTATGAGAATGACACTATGGATTTACTAGTAATGAATCACAAATCAGTGAGGTGAGCCTACGAAACCACACACTCATACAGAAAGATATAGGTATACGATTAAAAGGCTAAATTGAATTGATGAAAAAACCCAAATTAAAGCAAATATGAACAAATCATATAATCTCATCCACTCCATACACACCCCAAACTGTTTATAAAATGTAAGCATGACAAACACAAATTTATCCAACAATCGTACAATTAACATAGTTGTTTTTTCAAGTGAAAAATTGTCATACCAAGGGATAGATAAACCTTAACGGAAGGATAAAATGGTTGAGTCTCGTAAAGACAGTAGAGGCAATATAGGCAACCTAATCTATGAGATAAAGAAGCAATAGAAACCATGTAACCTGCATAGGAACATAAAGGAGTTTCTactgaaataaaaatacaaaggtAATAACCGGAGAAAAACTATAGGTCACGTACCCTCTAATCTATAAAACTATTCCATTATCATCAACTTACGGTTTAAGCCATCTTATATTTGTTCAGAAATGTTTAGAGGAACACCGACACATTTCaggaagagaaaaacaaaaagcgGTGGATTCTACATACAGCAGCGGAGTGTGGGAAGCATATCCAATACGGTAGCAATAGACTCCTAACTATAAGCAACATGCATCAAAATTACGTGGATTCTTTGGTGATTGAATATTGAGGACATAAATTATCACATGGACGAATCACCTTAAGGAGGGGAGATCTGTTCTAGCATCTAATCTAGAAAAGTAAACTAGAATTAAGGCATTCAGGTCCAACTCTACACATTAAATATCACCAAGATGCTCTAACAGAGAACTAAGAAATACAAGTAAAATACAAGCACCTACCATCATACATAAAGAGTACAACAACCTAACAGAGAACTTGCAGGTTTATAAA
This region of Glycine soja cultivar W05 chromosome 17, ASM419377v2, whole genome shotgun sequence genomic DNA includes:
- the LOC114392626 gene encoding uncharacterized protein LOC114392626, with the protein product MSEEIQEIHSLIYSDDKFNKSSGYSALFQFQQHSCANPFSLESLAHSSQSIISSIVSDISNDHDEEISTQALKCLGFMLYHPSVVSILRVDDANLVLGALPKLITTTKLKSACNLGVWCLSVQQLGASFLDTHFPSLLRAIVHALDNPMGSLSTTFEATQAVMKLSGQLSEQMKGSSHIWAPPIYRRLISTDKRGRDASERCLLKIRSTVIPPSLDLSKVIVKDMKIKLLNGMKDLLDNGMKIQAIHAWGWFVRMLGSYASRNRHLVNDMLKIPERTFTDLDPQIQIATQVAWEGLIDALVHCPTFVSEKSKSAEENSLEKQHSLGRKNCDDQANGFLKSIKLIMTPLIGIMSSKCDISVHSSCLNTWCYLLHKLDISINEPSVIKMVLEPILKAIFQNGPNSNSICLWNLGLDLLSDSISQKCMDVFYQSTGPVSHKISENGPSLSGKCSWKQHLIRWMPWNINQLDFYLNMIFHLIHQASRPTVTCDHRSHVYNTTLKLFIYILKGVKLDVESPSTDYDGIMQCLNSLLKFIKKVCEDLCSDVDENYDVYCTSIQFIDATTKELGPSILGSPLYKFSLDLKYIEDMQSVDHKKHLKFLGVGCISYMDKVSPLIYLIALYFHMMVQLTKKSHQSDHISQGMCEYFKFIFCSSDLLENLLTSIDLLYRHVRPIYLSIWISLAQSLNYCVSDANCKSLQEALSDSTVYSSICHLLIYPIVAHSEVPRMTLSNNSASLDKYPVSQERKRGFELVIQTWKSLYGSLSALGFGCSSATNFSGDLCMLLSNCLDENGGMVESGTDLESACKDVDHGILHLSGNFLICILEQIQTLELVSELDRSKFDCDSKILCCIKNCLKFVAKYMNLLRIKMVRDPLPGFVGTSRLYSALACFISCLHWKQDILHFLENVSCPLLQWLSNMGMQDERTNDQLQLLWTEILSCLRRSKPPVNFGSALLKLHEPLFEKTLDHPYPSISEPTINFWNSTFGQQIILDFPSSLLCVLDKLSRNGRLKLQKRSLPCLQKCYSHDEANDALEGYRVSAKHNRSSKRVELVLDTLKESPPLSFKKRRLELTEHQKEVRRAQQGRERDTGGHGPGIRTYTTADFTQGNDESQESQEEIRDPEAILQMLRKTI
- the LOC114393838 gene encoding probable galactinol--sucrose galactosyltransferase 6 isoform X1, which encodes MVSNLCHSSYLPINTKSQFLSLHPHTFLSGTHLRLPNKKQLSISDFRIRRHFFNRVFPVVSSKRNVGEDKEMTIKPVVRVSEGKLVVKERTILTGMPENVVETSTVEGMFLGVDFEKEDSRQVVSLGTLKDVRFMACFRFKLWWMAQKMGDRGRDIPLETQFLLVETKDGSHLESDNDKNQNQIVYTVFLPLVEGSFRACLQGDSNDQLQLCLESGDVDIKTSSFTHALFISAGTDPFATIHHAFRSVRNHLKTFRLRHEKKLPGIVDCFGWCTWDAFYQEVTQEGVEAGIQSLAGGGTPPKFVIIDDGWQSVGGDDKNSNSLQRLTGIKENAKFQKKEEPELGIKNIVEIAKKKHSVKNVYVWHAITGYWGGVRPGVKEMEEYGSVMKYPNVSSGVTENEPTWKVDPLAVQGLGLVNPKKVFTFYDQLHSYLASAGVDGVKVDVQCILETLGAGLGGRVELTRNYHQALDASISRNFPDNGCIACMSHNTDALYCSKQTAVVRASDDFYPRDPVSHTIHVASVAYNSVFLGEIMLPDWDMFHSLHPAAEYHASARAISGGPIYVSDAPGKHNFDLLKKLVLPDGSILRARLPGRPTKDCLFTDPARDGVSLLKIWNMNKLGGVLGVYNCQGAAWSATERKNAFHSTDYSGGDAITGYVRACDVHLIAEAADDAHDWNGDCALYSHHSGQLIVLPHNVALPVSLKVLEHEVYAVAPIKKVLGGGYSFAPLGLVNMFNAGAAVEGLVFEEDGLVRLEIKGCGKFGAYSSARPTKCLLGNHELLDFDYDADSGLLTFNIDHLPQEGHWVHLVELVYSLSC
- the LOC114393838 gene encoding probable galactinol--sucrose galactosyltransferase 6 isoform X2, with the protein product MTIKPVVRVSEGKLVVKERTILTGMPENVVETSTVEGMFLGVDFEKEDSRQVVSLGTLKDVRFMACFRFKLWWMAQKMGDRGRDIPLETQFLLVETKDGSHLESDNDKNQNQIVYTVFLPLVEGSFRACLQGDSNDQLQLCLESGDVDIKTSSFTHALFISAGTDPFATIHHAFRSVRNHLKTFRLRHEKKLPGIVDCFGWCTWDAFYQEVTQEGVEAGIQSLAGGGTPPKFVIIDDGWQSVGGDDKNSNSLQRLTGIKENAKFQKKEEPELGIKNIVEIAKKKHSVKNVYVWHAITGYWGGVRPGVKEMEEYGSVMKYPNVSSGVTENEPTWKVDPLAVQGLGLVNPKKVFTFYDQLHSYLASAGVDGVKVDVQCILETLGAGLGGRVELTRNYHQALDASISRNFPDNGCIACMSHNTDALYCSKQTAVVRASDDFYPRDPVSHTIHVASVAYNSVFLGEIMLPDWDMFHSLHPAAEYHASARAISGGPIYVSDAPGKHNFDLLKKLVLPDGSILRARLPGRPTKDCLFTDPARDGVSLLKIWNMNKLGGVLGVYNCQGAAWSATERKNAFHSTDYSGGDAITGYVRACDVHLIAEAADDAHDWNGDCALYSHHSGQLIVLPHNVALPVSLKVLEHEVYAVAPIKKVLGGGYSFAPLGLVNMFNAGAAVEGLVFEEDGLVRLEIKGCGKFGAYSSARPTKCLLGNHELLDFDYDADSGLLTFNIDHLPQEGHWVHLVELVYSLSC